A portion of the Scleropages formosus chromosome 15, fSclFor1.1, whole genome shotgun sequence genome contains these proteins:
- the naa20 gene encoding N-alpha-acetyltransferase 20, with protein MRVPLPFLHECTVKMTTLRAFTCDDLFKFNNINLDPLTETYGIPFYLQYLAHWPEYFIVAEAPGGELMGYIMGKAEGSVAREEWHGHVTALSVAPEFRRLGLAAKLMELLEEISERKGGFFVDLFVRVSNQVAVNMYKQLGYSVYRTVIEYYSASNGEPDEDAYDMRKALSRDTEKKSIIPLPHPVRPEDIE; from the exons ATGAGGGTTCCACTTCCGTTCCTCCATGAGTGCACAGTCAAGATGACTACACTGAGGGCTTTCACCTGCGACGATCTCTTCAAATTCAACAACAT TAATCTGGACCCCCTGACAGAAACA TATGGCATCCCGTTCTACCTGCAGTACCTTGCACACTGGCCCGAGTACTTCATCGTCGCCGAGGCACCGGGAGGGGAACTCATGGGTTACA TCATGGGGAAGGCAGAGGGCTCAGTGGCCCGGGAGGAGTGGCACGGCCACGTCACTGCCCTGTCGGTGGCCCCCGAGTTCAGGCGTCTGGGCCTGGCAGCTAAACtgatggagctgctggaggagatcTCTGAAAG GAAGGGAGGCTTCTTTGTGGATCTCTTTGTACGAGTCTCCAACCAGGTCGCTGTGAACATGTACAAGCAGCTGGGCTACAGCGTCTACCGCACAGTCATCGAGTACTACTCGGCGAGCAACGGAGAGCCCGATGAGGATGCCTACG ATATGAGGAAAGCCTTGTCCAGAGACACGGAAAAGAAGTCTATCATCCCACTACCTCACCCAGTCAGACCAGAGGACATCGAATAA